One stretch of Williamwhitmania taraxaci DNA includes these proteins:
- a CDS encoding ATP-grasp domain-containing protein, whose protein sequence is MMNAINIILDYKKRFETKYTAVPYRSGFDKDLLQHYFMEQGYAVCFTTFSEIDFRDEKLKGKVFLYSSSEDQDGFYKTYIEDMVLGLKLAGAIVVPDYIYLKAHNNKLFMEILRDTMGHESVKNIKSRYFGTLEDLQRSEDALNNLNCVIKPAMGAMSKGVSRGASFHEIYDHSKTISRAPFHVGEIKDWLRKFKHKGYIVDSKYRKKFIVQNMVEGLDGDWKILIYGDKYYPLNRKNRENDFRASGGGRLSYVKELPEGLLSFAKTVYESFNVPNLSIDVAFDGSGYYLIEFQALYFGTYTIEKSEFYFMRRDNEWGICEERSILEREYARSISAFVSKLPLE, encoded by the coding sequence ATGATGAATGCGATTAATATCATCCTAGACTATAAAAAAAGGTTCGAGACCAAATATACAGCTGTTCCATACCGCAGTGGATTTGATAAAGATTTATTGCAGCACTACTTTATGGAGCAAGGCTATGCTGTTTGTTTTACGACATTTTCGGAGATAGATTTTCGAGACGAGAAGCTTAAGGGTAAAGTTTTCTTATACAGCTCATCGGAAGATCAAGATGGTTTTTATAAGACCTATATTGAGGATATGGTGCTAGGGTTGAAACTGGCCGGAGCAATTGTAGTTCCTGATTATATATACCTTAAAGCGCACAACAATAAACTTTTTATGGAAATATTGCGCGATACAATGGGGCACGAAAGTGTAAAAAACATTAAGTCACGCTATTTTGGAACGTTAGAGGATCTACAACGAAGCGAGGATGCACTCAATAACCTCAATTGTGTTATAAAACCAGCGATGGGAGCAATGAGTAAAGGGGTTTCTAGAGGGGCTTCTTTTCATGAAATTTATGATCACTCTAAAACAATTAGCAGAGCACCCTTTCACGTTGGGGAGATAAAAGATTGGTTAAGAAAATTTAAGCATAAAGGATATATTGTTGACTCAAAATACAGGAAGAAATTTATTGTTCAAAATATGGTTGAGGGGCTTGATGGGGATTGGAAGATACTCATCTATGGTGATAAGTATTATCCATTAAACCGAAAGAATAGGGAAAATGACTTTAGGGCTAGCGGGGGAGGTAGGTTATCCTATGTAAAGGAACTTCCGGAAGGATTACTCTCTTTTGCAAAAACGGTTTATGAATCATTTAATGTTCCTAATCTTTCAATCGATGTTGCCTTCGATGGGAGTGGCTATTACCTGATTGAATTTCAAGCCTTATATTTTGGAACCTATACCATCGAGAAATCTGAGTTCTATTTTATGAGAAGGGATAATGAATGGGGGATTTGTGAGGAACGTTCAATTTTGGAAAGGGAGTATGCCCGGAGCATTAGTGCGTTTGTATCAAAGCTTCCGTTGGAATAA
- a CDS encoding polysaccharide deacetylase family protein — MLRVALSHDVDRIRKSHQYITRIGRSLAKLNIKGVFNQLRDIGRSDQYWGFDEVIKIESDFGVKSTFFLLNESMRLDIWKPSSWKLSLGRYKINEKRITNMIKWLDSNGWEVGVHGSYHSYNNSKLLAHEKGVLEDIVGHEIIGIRQHYINLDDSTWQMQSEVGFKYDSTWGLGDGIGFRENRIKPFTPFNNSFYVIPFAVMDSCFASTLDRWEQLNNLIELSIKNESILVINWHTNNFSELDFPHYKDNYIRIIETCINRSAKFYTLEDYYKEISAMNS, encoded by the coding sequence ATGTTGCGAGTTGCACTATCTCATGATGTTGATCGTATAAGAAAGTCACATCAATATATTACACGTATTGGCCGATCCTTGGCTAAACTAAACATAAAGGGTGTTTTCAATCAACTTCGGGATATAGGAAGGAGCGATCAGTATTGGGGATTTGATGAGGTAATTAAAATAGAGTCGGACTTTGGAGTAAAATCCACATTTTTTCTCTTAAATGAATCTATGAGATTGGACATTTGGAAACCATCTTCATGGAAATTATCGTTGGGCCGATATAAGATAAATGAGAAGCGTATTACAAATATGATTAAATGGCTCGATTCGAATGGATGGGAGGTTGGCGTACACGGTTCATATCACTCCTATAATAATTCAAAACTGTTGGCCCATGAAAAGGGAGTTCTTGAGGATATTGTTGGGCACGAAATAATTGGAATACGCCAACACTATATCAATTTAGATGATTCTACATGGCAAATGCAATCTGAAGTTGGTTTCAAATACGATTCTACATGGGGGTTGGGTGACGGAATTGGTTTTAGGGAGAATCGAATAAAACCTTTTACACCTTTTAATAATTCGTTTTATGTAATTCCCTTTGCGGTAATGGATAGTTGTTTTGCCTCAACACTAGATCGTTGGGAGCAGTTAAATAATCTGATTGAACTGTCCATTAAAAATGAATCGATTCTAGTTATTAATTGGCATACCAACAATTTTAGTGAACTTGATTTTCCTCACTATAAGGATAATTACATACGAATTATAGAAACTTGCATTAATCGCAGTGCTAAGTTTTACACTTTAGAAGATTATTATAAAGAGATATCTGCAATGAATTCTTAA
- a CDS encoding glycosyltransferase family 4 protein, whose translation MHILFICRSKVGFDQNISPIVKNQGDSLVKNGHQVDYYLVGKGVVGYVQLVVGLRRLLKTNRYDIIHAHYSITSIFTTLAIPGRKLVVSLMGSDTERKGLMLFFIKIFSRYCWSKVIVKTERMKIRFNSERITVLPNGVDFDHFSILPKNEALAAVGFSADKINILFLADSTRKEKNVGLARDAVSLLHDHSVVLHEIYPVSHKMVPYYLNAADVLVLPSLYEGSVNIVKEGMACCTPIVSTDVGDVRENISTAAGCFIANGHSADFSKKIKEAILFGKKTDGREHIKHLNSCAIAERLVLVYKSVLKS comes from the coding sequence ATGCATATTCTCTTTATTTGTCGAAGTAAAGTTGGTTTTGATCAGAATATTAGCCCAATAGTTAAGAACCAAGGGGATTCTTTAGTCAAAAATGGTCATCAGGTTGATTATTATCTTGTAGGAAAGGGCGTTGTTGGGTATGTTCAATTAGTTGTAGGCTTACGTCGCTTGCTAAAAACTAATAGGTATGATATAATACACGCACATTATTCCATTACGAGCATTTTTACAACACTTGCAATTCCAGGTAGAAAGTTAGTTGTATCACTTATGGGTAGTGATACAGAACGAAAAGGATTAATGTTATTTTTTATTAAAATATTCTCACGGTATTGTTGGTCGAAAGTAATTGTAAAAACCGAAAGGATGAAAATTCGGTTTAATAGTGAGAGAATTACAGTTCTACCCAATGGTGTTGATTTTGATCATTTTTCTATCTTGCCTAAAAATGAAGCATTAGCAGCAGTTGGGTTTTCTGCAGACAAAATAAATATTCTTTTCTTGGCCGATTCCACACGTAAGGAAAAGAATGTTGGTTTAGCTCGCGATGCTGTAAGTTTATTACATGATCATTCGGTTGTTTTGCATGAAATATATCCGGTTTCGCACAAAATGGTACCCTATTATCTCAATGCTGCTGATGTTTTGGTTCTTCCTTCTTTGTATGAAGGATCTGTAAATATTGTAAAAGAGGGAATGGCATGTTGTACACCTATTGTGTCTACCGATGTTGGTGATGTTCGGGAAAATATATCAACAGCAGCAGGGTGTTTCATAGCAAATGGACACTCAGCTGACTTTTCTAAGAAAATTAAAGAAGCCATACTTTTCGGGAAGAAGACTGATGGTAGGGAGCATATTAAACACTTGAATAGTTGTGCTATTGCCGAGAGGTTAGTCTTAGTTTATAAATCAGTATTAAAGTCATAA
- a CDS encoding phosphatidylserine decarboxylase, which translates to MKELVIVLTTILLSTSMFIFWVAKGGFNKKYLYTDNIILGIVSSLITLGIYFLIDIPFWMIVPFVSGTVVLILFILLFLYRFFRNPTRIIPGGANDIVSPADGRIIYIKELEANQIPVTVKKKRIANIKEITKTDILEQPCYLIGIAMTLFDVHYNRAPIDGEVVLVKHTEGTSIGLNTPESTLTNERNTTVFKRADGVMAGVVQIAARGVNRCIVMSKEGEKMERGQIFGKIRWGSQADLIIPRNCEILVREGEQVHAGSTVIGKLLVD; encoded by the coding sequence ATGAAGGAATTGGTAATTGTTTTAACAACGATACTACTCTCAACCTCAATGTTTATCTTCTGGGTGGCAAAGGGTGGGTTTAACAAGAAGTATTTATATACTGATAATATTATATTAGGGATTGTGTCGTCGCTAATAACGCTTGGAATATATTTTTTGATTGATATACCATTTTGGATGATTGTTCCATTTGTTAGTGGAACTGTGGTTTTAATTTTATTTATTCTTCTTTTTCTATATCGTTTTTTTAGGAATCCCACCAGAATTATTCCAGGCGGAGCCAATGATATTGTATCACCGGCGGATGGTCGGATAATTTATATAAAGGAACTGGAAGCCAATCAAATTCCTGTTACGGTTAAAAAGAAGCGAATTGCAAATATTAAGGAGATCACTAAAACTGATATACTCGAGCAACCGTGTTATCTCATTGGAATTGCAATGACCCTTTTTGATGTTCACTATAACAGAGCCCCAATCGATGGTGAAGTTGTTTTAGTAAAACATACAGAAGGCACATCTATTGGGCTAAATACACCTGAGTCTACTTTGACTAACGAGCGGAATACTACCGTTTTTAAACGAGCGGATGGTGTTATGGCCGGTGTTGTCCAAATTGCGGCTCGCGGTGTGAATAGGTGTATTGTGATGTCGAAAGAGGGTGAAAAGATGGAGCGAGGCCAAATATTTGGTAAGATTAGATGGGGTTCGCAAGCCGATCTTATCATTCCACGTAATTGTGAGATATTAGTAAGAGAGGGTGAACAGGTTCACGCTGGATCTACTGTAATTGGTAAATTGTTAGTTGACTAG
- a CDS encoding nucleotidyltransferase family protein: MPWGISDSLLAAIVSVFVQDTHVRELILFGSRARHTNRPGSDFDFAIKGVNLNLEVLLNLNLALENLNTPYKFDVVIYERITDHNLISEIDTHGVVLMKKENL, translated from the coding sequence ATGCCGTGGGGAATTTCCGATAGTTTACTTGCCGCTATTGTCTCTGTTTTTGTGCAGGACACGCATGTTCGCGAACTCATACTGTTTGGCTCTCGAGCGAGGCACACTAATAGGCCGGGGTCCGATTTCGATTTTGCCATTAAGGGCGTCAATTTGAATTTAGAAGTGTTGCTCAACCTCAATCTTGCCCTAGAGAATCTTAATACTCCTTACAAGTTCGATGTGGTTATATACGAACGAATAACCGACCATAATCTTATCAGTGAAATTGATACCCATGGTGTGGTTCTGATGAAAAAGGAGAATCTTTGA
- a CDS encoding nucleotidyltransferase substrate binding protein gives MEKRWEQRFRNYSKALSQMELFISKGELNSMEEQGLIKAFEYTFALAWKTLQDFLREQGYPDIAGPRPTIEQSFQDGYIADGEGWMRMQRSRNLTSHTYNEDTAAEIATLIKAEYIQLFRSLFARLTKEETSSSSQLFS, from the coding sequence ATGGAAAAACGGTGGGAGCAGCGCTTTCGAAATTACAGCAAAGCGCTTAGTCAGATGGAGCTCTTCATTAGCAAGGGTGAGTTGAACAGCATGGAAGAGCAGGGGCTTATTAAGGCTTTCGAATACACATTTGCGCTGGCATGGAAAACCCTACAGGATTTCCTACGCGAGCAAGGCTACCCCGATATTGCAGGCCCAAGGCCTACTATTGAGCAGAGTTTTCAGGATGGATACATTGCCGATGGGGAAGGATGGATGCGCATGCAGCGTAGCCGAAATTTGACCAGCCACACCTATAATGAGGATACTGCCGCCGAAATAGCAACCCTGATTAAAGCGGAATACATTCAACTTTTCCGTAGTTTATTTGCCAGACTTACGAAAGAGGAAACCTCCTCTTCGAGCCAGCTCTTCAGCTAA
- a CDS encoding carboxylate--amine ligase, protein MNGVIIIEGHVQGLSNTRALGEQGIPVIVIDKNNCLARYSKYCKGYFKCPNYNSDDFVPFLLELAAKENLDDWLLLPSNDHAVWSIAKNRDLLSSVFKIVTPELSVVENIYDKSKLLDVAVSCGVEIPRTAYLQTSQSKVDQLVFPVITKGRQGLSFYKATGRKVFFANTEAELAAQLKQIELVFPIENTFTQEFIPFDGKNKTLSFTAFCIKGEIKTFWIGEKLREHPIRFGTATYATSVECEPLLEISKSLLGALNYSGVCEVEYLLDPRDNRYKLIEINARTWLWVGLAKACGVDYATILYRFVNNLEVEYPKKYAVGIGWVNYITDTVFSFSAMAKGKLSIKTYLRSFKAKRVDAFFSFKDLKPSIMFFMLAVYIAIKRS, encoded by the coding sequence ATGAATGGTGTAATCATTATCGAAGGTCATGTTCAAGGATTGTCTAATACACGAGCTCTTGGAGAGCAAGGCATTCCTGTGATTGTAATCGATAAGAATAACTGCTTGGCTAGGTATTCTAAGTATTGTAAAGGTTACTTCAAGTGTCCTAACTATAATAGCGATGATTTTGTTCCGTTTTTATTGGAACTAGCGGCAAAGGAGAATCTAGATGATTGGCTGCTGCTGCCATCTAATGATCATGCCGTTTGGTCAATTGCAAAAAACAGGGATTTGCTTTCTTCTGTTTTTAAGATTGTTACACCAGAACTTTCGGTTGTCGAAAATATATACGACAAATCAAAATTGCTCGATGTTGCGGTATCATGTGGTGTAGAGATACCCAGAACTGCATATTTACAAACTTCGCAAAGCAAAGTTGACCAACTCGTTTTTCCGGTGATTACAAAAGGACGTCAGGGCCTCTCTTTTTATAAGGCAACAGGGCGCAAGGTCTTTTTTGCAAATACAGAGGCGGAACTTGCTGCTCAATTAAAGCAAATAGAGTTGGTATTCCCTATTGAGAATACATTTACCCAAGAATTCATTCCTTTCGACGGCAAGAATAAGACACTATCATTTACTGCATTTTGTATAAAAGGAGAAATAAAAACATTTTGGATAGGAGAGAAGTTACGAGAGCATCCCATTCGATTTGGTACCGCAACCTATGCAACAAGTGTTGAATGCGAGCCTCTGCTTGAAATTAGCAAATCACTGTTAGGTGCTCTTAACTATTCGGGTGTTTGTGAAGTCGAATATTTATTGGATCCTCGTGATAACCGGTATAAATTGATTGAGATTAATGCACGAACCTGGCTTTGGGTTGGATTGGCCAAGGCTTGCGGTGTTGATTATGCTACAATTCTATATCGATTTGTTAATAATTTAGAGGTTGAATATCCAAAGAAATATGCTGTTGGTATAGGTTGGGTAAACTACATCACCGATACAGTATTTAGTTTTTCAGCAATGGCTAAAGGCAAACTGAGCATAAAAACTTATCTTCGCAGTTTTAAGGCGAAAAGGGTAGATGCCTTTTTCTCTTTTAAGGATTTAAAACCGAGCATAATGTTTTTTATGCTTGCCGTGTATATTGCAATAAAAAGGAGTTAG
- a CDS encoding GNAT family N-acetyltransferase, producing the protein METQSGIEYLHAQPEDSEEIYNFHLSYFGDIRSKYVWQWQYGDFNPNQSVLVVGKVNKRVIATQGAMAINLIINGERQITGKNESLLIETEFRKKGVFTAFYDYAFDEYRKVEITCLWGFTKAIGPFKYVGFSFDRIIERAIFPISYSKAIKLSKVDTMPFFKGIIYRIGAVVLSLYARLSLSYYTCFLKVSQNVKIVSHLRRKNDIIDFFALLRQNCPDLIHIHMDSSFLDWRINNSPNEIECYYAYNQDSLRGYLMVEKNKDYTEVLDFNFLTKEDGRSLISSLMNYLTKSKAEFVIYSGNKLNDQNNLVFELLFRYGFFRIKGPNGFVLKILNNVENSKKFDLKNWYITNLWNEGN; encoded by the coding sequence ATGGAAACACAAAGCGGAATAGAGTATTTACATGCACAACCTGAAGATTCTGAAGAAATATACAATTTTCATTTATCTTATTTTGGTGACATAAGGTCTAAATATGTATGGCAGTGGCAGTATGGGGATTTCAATCCTAATCAATCTGTTTTAGTTGTTGGAAAAGTAAACAAAAGGGTGATTGCAACTCAAGGTGCAATGGCTATCAATTTAATCATTAATGGAGAAAGGCAAATTACTGGGAAAAATGAGTCCCTATTAATCGAGACTGAGTTTAGGAAAAAAGGAGTATTTACAGCATTCTATGATTATGCTTTTGACGAATATCGCAAGGTAGAAATTACTTGTCTTTGGGGATTTACTAAGGCTATTGGACCGTTTAAGTATGTTGGATTCTCTTTTGATAGAATTATAGAAAGAGCAATATTCCCAATTAGTTATAGTAAAGCAATTAAGTTATCTAAGGTTGATACAATGCCATTTTTTAAAGGTATAATCTATCGAATTGGAGCAGTCGTATTATCTTTATATGCTAGGTTATCTTTAAGTTATTATACTTGTTTTCTCAAGGTGAGTCAAAATGTTAAAATCGTAAGTCATCTTAGGCGTAAAAATGATATTATTGATTTCTTTGCTCTTTTACGACAAAATTGCCCGGATCTAATTCATATCCATATGGATTCAAGTTTTCTAGATTGGAGAATCAATAACTCTCCTAATGAAATTGAGTGCTATTATGCCTATAACCAAGATAGTTTAAGAGGATACTTGATGGTTGAGAAAAACAAGGATTATACGGAGGTATTAGATTTTAATTTTCTCACAAAGGAGGATGGCCGTTCCCTGATAAGTTCTCTCATGAATTATCTTACTAAATCAAAAGCAGAATTCGTAATATATAGCGGAAATAAGTTAAACGATCAAAATAATTTGGTATTTGAACTACTCTTCCGTTATGGATTTTTTAGAATTAAGGGGCCGAATGGATTTGTTTTAAAAATTCTTAATAATGTTGAGAATTCTAAAAAATTCGACTTAAAGAATTGGTATATTACTAACTTATGGAACGAGGGCAACTAG
- a CDS encoding polysaccharide deacetylase family protein yields the protein MRDFTIIQYTKMLKTLLAQGFSFQPFFAFIENPNPKVIMLRHDVDKLPENSLKTAQLEASLGIRGSYYFRTVPCSYSVEIIREIARLGHEVGYHYETMDSARLKVKGDKLKEKGFEVKNERSKCSEDPDLSGLKDRKDNREADIDRHIDAAYEEFCEKLELIRGLVPVTTICMHGSPQSAYDNKDIWRKFDYKALGVIGEPYFDIDFDKVFYLTDTGRRWNGYKVSVRDKMPQQARWAREGLIFKTTTDIINAAKSGRLPNQIMITVHPQRWSNAAIPWAKELVLQNIKNVVKWAMIRMR from the coding sequence ATGAGAGATTTTACAATTATTCAATATACTAAAATGCTTAAAACCCTGCTTGCTCAGGGTTTTTCTTTTCAACCCTTTTTCGCATTTATCGAAAACCCTAATCCGAAGGTAATTATGCTTCGACACGATGTTGATAAATTACCAGAGAACTCCCTGAAAACTGCCCAACTTGAGGCTTCTTTGGGTATAAGAGGTTCTTACTACTTCCGAACGGTTCCCTGCAGCTACAGCGTGGAAATTATCAGGGAGATTGCTCGCTTGGGGCATGAGGTGGGGTATCATTATGAGACGATGGATTCTGCTAGGTTAAAAGTTAAAGGGGATAAGTTAAAGGAAAAGGGGTTCGAGGTTAAAAATGAGAGGTCGAAGTGCAGCGAAGATCCCGATTTATCGGGGTTAAAGGACAGGAAAGACAATAGAGAAGCAGATATTGATAGGCATATAGATGCGGCGTATGAGGAGTTCTGCGAGAAGTTGGAGTTGATTAGAGGGCTTGTTCCTGTAACGACAATTTGCATGCATGGTAGCCCTCAATCGGCATACGACAATAAGGATATTTGGAGAAAATTTGATTACAAAGCACTTGGGGTTATCGGCGAACCTTACTTTGATATCGACTTTGATAAGGTTTTCTACCTAACCGATACTGGTAGGCGATGGAATGGATATAAGGTCTCTGTGCGCGATAAGATGCCGCAACAGGCGCGATGGGCTAGGGAAGGACTGATTTTCAAAACCACTACCGATATTATAAATGCAGCAAAGAGTGGCAGGTTACCCAACCAAATCATGATAACGGTTCACCCACAGCGGTGGAGCAATGCCGCAATTCCATGGGCCAAGGAACTGGTGTTGCAGAATATAAAGAATGTGGTGAAGTGGGCGATGATAAGAATGAGATAA
- a CDS encoding DUF354 domain-containing protein has protein sequence MNILFDIGHPAHVHLYRYAISKLKANGHKVIVTVKEIPSAIDLLNKYEIPYVSLGKKFDHILLKGLTQLKYNFNLYHIVRREKIDIAIGSSITITHVSRITRMCSIVLDDDDANAVVLFSKLAHPFAHSILSPAALKHDRLRIKDVTYKGTHELFYLHPNYFSPDPHVLEELGINQSDKFFVLRFVAVKAYHDLGQMGLTTAQKLQIVETLKPFGRVLITTEREIEPELAEYALKISPEQIHHLLYYATLYVGDSQTMTSEAAILGTPALKCNSFAHKLSVPNMLETQYNLCYAFQPDEFEQMIQKMKDLLANPDLKKSWEIKRRQFLDESIDPTEFLTWFIEKWPNSANVLKENGDYANRF, from the coding sequence ATGAATATACTTTTTGATATAGGACACCCAGCACATGTGCATCTTTATCGATACGCCATTAGCAAGTTAAAAGCAAATGGTCATAAAGTAATAGTAACTGTCAAAGAGATTCCAAGCGCAATTGACCTGCTAAATAAGTATGAAATACCGTATGTTTCACTCGGTAAGAAATTTGATCATATTTTACTAAAGGGACTTACTCAACTCAAATACAACTTCAACCTTTATCATATTGTAAGACGAGAGAAAATCGATATAGCAATTGGTTCATCAATTACCATCACGCATGTTTCGAGGATAACGCGTATGTGTTCAATTGTATTGGATGATGATGATGCGAATGCGGTTGTTCTTTTTTCAAAGTTGGCACATCCTTTTGCACACTCCATTCTCTCGCCTGCTGCACTGAAGCATGATAGGCTTCGTATTAAGGATGTTACCTATAAGGGAACTCATGAGTTGTTTTATCTGCACCCAAACTATTTTAGCCCTGATCCTCATGTGTTGGAGGAACTTGGTATTAATCAGAGTGATAAATTCTTTGTGCTAAGGTTTGTTGCTGTGAAAGCATACCATGACTTGGGTCAAATGGGGTTGACTACGGCGCAGAAACTTCAAATTGTAGAAACGTTGAAACCATTTGGCCGAGTTCTCATTACAACTGAGCGTGAAATAGAACCTGAGTTAGCTGAGTATGCACTTAAAATCTCACCAGAACAGATACATCATCTTTTATACTACGCCACGCTTTATGTTGGAGATAGCCAAACAATGACATCGGAAGCCGCAATCCTTGGCACACCTGCCTTAAAGTGTAATAGTTTTGCGCATAAACTCTCTGTTCCTAACATGTTGGAGACTCAATATAATCTATGTTATGCATTCCAACCCGATGAGTTTGAGCAGATGATTCAAAAAATGAAAGATCTCCTTGCTAATCCGGATTTAAAGAAGAGTTGGGAGATTAAGCGTCGTCAATTCTTAGACGAGAGTATTGATCCAACTGAATTCTTAACTTGGTTTATTGAGAAATGGCCTAATAGTGCTAATGTGCTAAAGGAGAATGGCGATTATGCAAATCGGTTTTAA